A genomic region of Balearica regulorum gibbericeps isolate bBalReg1 chromosome 8, bBalReg1.pri, whole genome shotgun sequence contains the following coding sequences:
- the TMEM275 gene encoding transmembrane protein 275, translating into MFSEKSSASLSQKPIQKKTRPQGLPSPALCCACGLCIMLAGINITLVGAFAFGTFLPVNNPPIIIGPILLVVAFTFFGACCICSRRPPAHGARKSKPGSNIGLIKPGNTAFEIETSEHTVQDTTAVQLSPTNSPISSKKSTPVHENAKTCKLFTMEGNGPVAKYTTGGEAIQLNLPRDLAAS; encoded by the coding sequence ATGTTCAGTGAAAAGAGCAGTGCCTCTTTGTCCCAGAAACCCATCCAGAAAAAGACACGACCTCAAggcctcccctcccctgctctctgctgtgcttGTGGACTTTGCATCATGCTAGCAGGGATCAACATCACTTTAGTGGGAGCATTTGCCTTTGGGACCTTCCTCCCCGTGAACAACCCTCCCATCATCATCGGACCCATCTTACTGGTGGTGGCCTTCACGTTCTTTGGTGCCTGCTGCATCTGCAGCCGAAGGCCCCCAGCTCATGGGGCCAGGAAATCTAAACCAGGTTCCAACATTGGGCTCATCAAACCTGGCAACACAGCCTTTGAAATTGAAACTAGTGAGCACACAGTGCAGGATACCACTGCTGTTCAGCTGAGCCCCACAAATTCCCCCATCTCCTCGAAAAAGTCCACACCAGTCCACGAGAACGCGAAGACTTGCAAGCTCTTCACCATGGAAGGCAACGGGCCGGTGGCCAAGTACACCACAGGAGGAGAGGCAATACAGCTCAACTTGCCCAGGGACCTGGCCGCATCCTAA